One window from the genome of Clarias gariepinus isolate MV-2021 ecotype Netherlands chromosome 15, CGAR_prim_01v2, whole genome shotgun sequence encodes:
- the LOC128542618 gene encoding lysosome-associated membrane glycoprotein 3 isoform X1, protein MRSRAVSFLKMTNAHHMAMHFFILAALLYMGNSVSSEVKDSLRSEVFLKQLEETKAQHNVSRKPRLQPKESKPPVETYTLKKDDRVCVMASLGVEFVVKEDKKTLYYNMDPKATSVTGFCSDQAANLLLRFDGGNLEFTFTKSGDQSYVSTLRALLEPEPYCKQCKSKSYPGILDHDKLFKTTKGKSFKCQSKTQLYLSEDLTIKLMSLQVQAFDMPSGTFGAETECWQDYMKRIVPIVVGAVIAGIILTAVLVFVLRRERRSQGYEQI, encoded by the exons ATGAGAAGCAGAGCagtttcatttcttaaaatgacTAATGCGCACCACATGGCCATGCACTTTTTCATCCTCGCTGCTCTGCTGTACATGG GAAACAGTGTGTCATCTGAAGTTAAAGACTCTTTGCGCTCAGAGGTCTTTCTGAAACAGTTGGAGGAGACAAAGGCTCAGCACAACGTGTCCAGGAAACCGAGACTCCAACCCAAAGAGAGCAAACCTCCAGTAGAAACCTACACGCTGAAGAAGGATGATCGAGTGTGTGTGATGGCCAGTCTCGGTGTGGAATTTGTCGTAAAAGAAGACAAG AAGACATTGTACTACAACATGGACCCCAAAGCCACGAGTGTAACCGGATTCTGCTCTGATCAGGCAGCTAACCTCTTACTCAGATTTGATGGAGGGAATCTGGAATTTACATTTACCAAG AGCGGTGATCAGTCATATGTAAGCACGCTGAGAGCGCTGCTGGAGCCTGAGCCCTACTGTAAACAATGCAAGA GTAAAAGCTACCCGGGCATTTTGGACCATGATAAACTCTTTAAGACCACCAAGGGCAAGAGCTTCAAGTGCCAGTCAAAGACTCAACTATATCTGTCTGAAGACCTGACGATTAAATTAATGTCTCTGCAGGTTCAGGCTTTTGACATGCCCAGTGGCACTTTTGGAGCAG agACAGAGTGTTGGCAGGACTACATGAAGAGGATCGTGCCCATTGTGGTGGGTGCTGTAATTGCAGGAATCATCCTTACTGCAGTTCTGGTCTTTGTGCTCAGGCGTGAACGACGTAGTCAAGGCTATGAACAAATCTGA
- the LOC128542618 gene encoding lysosome-associated membrane glycoprotein 3 isoform X2, with product MRSRAVSFLKMTNAHHMAMHFFILAALLYMGNSVSSEVKDSLRSEVFLNQLEETKAQHNVSRKPRLQPKESKPLIKTYTLKKDERVCVMASLGVEFVVKEDKKTLYYNMDPKITTVTGYCTEKKAIFSLIFDGGNLEFTFIKSGDQSYVSTLRALLEPEPSCKQCKSKSYPGILDHDKLFKTTKGKSFKCQSKTRLLSEDLTIKLTSLRVQAFDMPSATFGKETECWDDYMKRIVPIVVGAVVAGVILIAVLVFVLMREHRSQQYEQL from the exons ATGAGAAGCAGAGCagtttcatttcttaaaatgacTAATGCGCACCACATGGCCATGCACTTTTTCATCCTCGCTGCTCTGCTGTACATGG GAAACAGTGTGTCATCTGAAGTTAAAGACTCTTTGCGCTCAGAGGTCTTTCTGAACCAGTTGGAGGAGACAAAGGCTCAGCACAACGTGTCCAGGAAACCGAGACTCCAACCCAAAGAGAGCAAACCTCTAATAAAAACCTACACGCTGAAGAAGgatgagcgagtgtgtgtgatggcCAGTCTCGGTGTGGAATTTGTCGTAAAAGAAGACAAG AAGACATTATATTACAACATGGACCCCAAAATCACCACTGTAACAGGATACTGCACCGAAAAGAAAGCTATCTTCTCACTCATATTTGATGGAGGGAATCTGGAATTTACATTCATCAAG AGCGGTGATCAGTCATATGTGAGCACTCTGAGAGCGTTGCTGGAGCCTGAGCCTTCCTGTAAACAATGTAAAA GTAAAAGCTACCCTGGCATTTTGGACCATGATAAGCTCTTTAAGACTACTAAGGGCAAGAGCTTCAAGTGCCAGTCAAAGACTCGACTACTGTCTGAAGACCTTACGATTAAATTAACCTCTCTGCGGGTTCAGGCCTTTGACATGCCCAGTGCCACTTTTGGAAAAG agACAGAGTGTTGGGATGACTACATGAAGAGGATCGTGCCCATTGTGGTGGGTGCTGTAGTTGCAGGAGTCATACTTATTGCAGTTCTGGTCTTTGTGCTCATGCGCGAACATCGTAGTCAACAATACGAGCAACTCTGA
- the LOC128542618 gene encoding lysosome-associated membrane glycoprotein 3 isoform X3, whose product MTKANHMAMHFFILAALLSVGNSVSSEVKDSLRSEVFLNQLEETKAQHNVSRKPRLQPKESKPLIKTYTLKKDERVCVMASLGVEFVVKEDKKTLYYNMDPKITTVTGYCTEKKAIFSLIFDGGNLEFTFIKSGDQSYVSTLRALLEPEPSCKQCKSKSYPGILDHDKLFKTTKGKSFKCQSKTRLLSEDLTIKLTSLRVQAFDMPSATFGKETECWDDYMKRIVPIVVGAVVAGVILIAVLVFVLMREHRSQQYEQL is encoded by the exons ATGACTAAGGCAAACCACATGGCCATGCACTTTTTTATCCTCGCTGCTCTGCTGTCCGTGG GAAACAGTGTGTCATCTGAAGTTAAAGACTCTTTGCGCTCAGAGGTCTTTCTGAACCAGTTGGAGGAGACAAAGGCTCAGCACAACGTGTCCAGGAAACCGAGACTCCAACCCAAAGAGAGCAAACCTCTAATAAAAACCTACACGCTGAAGAAGgatgagcgagtgtgtgtgatggcCAGTCTCGGTGTGGAATTTGTCGTAAAAGAAGACAAG AAGACATTATATTACAACATGGACCCCAAAATCACCACTGTAACAGGATACTGCACCGAAAAGAAAGCTATCTTCTCACTCATATTTGATGGAGGGAATCTGGAATTTACATTCATCAAG AGCGGTGATCAGTCATATGTGAGCACTCTGAGAGCGTTGCTGGAGCCTGAGCCTTCCTGTAAACAATGTAAAA GTAAAAGCTACCCTGGCATTTTGGACCATGATAAGCTCTTTAAGACTACTAAGGGCAAGAGCTTCAAGTGCCAGTCAAAGACTCGACTACTGTCTGAAGACCTTACGATTAAATTAACCTCTCTGCGGGTTCAGGCCTTTGACATGCCCAGTGCCACTTTTGGAAAAG agACAGAGTGTTGGGATGACTACATGAAGAGGATCGTGCCCATTGTGGTGGGTGCTGTAGTTGCAGGAGTCATACTTATTGCAGTTCTGGTCTTTGTGCTCATGCGCGAACATCGTAGTCAACAATACGAGCAACTCTGA